The following coding sequences lie in one Amycolatopsis cihanbeyliensis genomic window:
- a CDS encoding metallopeptidase family protein, whose protein sequence is MVATAQGSQRAQQRRRIRRDRHGRGLRGPLYPASLPAASSRAERFDTLVLDALEPIEARWRHELTELDVAVDDVPEVRGSGTPAQAEGVLHDGSVPLSRLVPAGVDRSGLPTRARIVLYRRPLEARAKDPAELSELVHDVLVEQVATYLGVEPDVIEGG, encoded by the coding sequence ATGGTGGCGACGGCTCAAGGTTCTCAGCGTGCTCAGCAGCGGCGGCGAATCCGCAGGGACAGGCACGGGCGCGGGCTGCGTGGCCCGCTGTATCCCGCGTCCCTGCCGGCCGCGTCGAGCAGGGCGGAACGGTTCGACACACTCGTGCTGGACGCGCTGGAGCCGATCGAGGCTCGCTGGCGGCACGAGCTGACCGAGCTGGACGTGGCCGTGGACGACGTGCCCGAGGTCCGCGGGAGCGGCACGCCCGCGCAGGCCGAGGGGGTGCTGCACGACGGGTCGGTCCCGCTCTCCCGCCTGGTGCCCGCGGGCGTGGACCGGTCCGGGTTGCCCACCCGCGCCAGGATCGTGCTGTACCGCCGCCCGCTCGAGGCCCGCGCCAAGGACCCTGCCGAGCTGTCCGAGCTGGTACACGACGTGCTGGTCGAGCAGGTCGCCACCTATCTCGGCGTGGAGCCGGATGTCATCGAGGGGGGCTGA
- a CDS encoding phosphomannomutase/phosphoglucomutase: MSDLSGIVKAYDIRGVVGEELNADLVRDLGAAFALLIKPDSPSVVVGHDMRDSSPGLAAAFAEGVTSQGLDVVAIGLAATDQLYFASGSLNMPGAMFTASHNPAQYNGIKLCRSGAAPVGQDSGLAEIRDTVEQGVPSFVGQPGTVTQRDTLGDYAVYLRELVDLSGNRPLKVVVDAGNGMGGHTVPPVFRMDTAASVAGDGGRREVMPVEILPLYFELDGSFPNHEANPLDPANLVDLQAKVREVGADAGLAFDGDADRCFVVDERGEPVSPSAITALVAARELAKEPGGTIIHNLITSKAVPEIVAEHGGKPVRTRVGHSFIKEKMAETGAIFGGEHSAHYYFRDFWRADTGMLAALHVLAALGEQDGPLSELTAAYRRYAASGEINSTVRDQVASQLAVKDAFSGRSGATLDELDGLTVELADGRWFNLRASNTEPLLRLNAEAPDAAAVDALVDEVLAIVRA; encoded by the coding sequence GTGTCAGACCTGTCGGGCATTGTGAAGGCCTACGACATTCGCGGGGTCGTCGGCGAGGAGCTGAACGCGGACCTCGTCCGTGACCTCGGCGCGGCGTTCGCCCTGCTGATCAAGCCGGACTCGCCGTCCGTGGTGGTCGGCCACGATATGCGGGACTCCTCGCCGGGGCTGGCCGCGGCCTTCGCCGAGGGGGTCACCTCACAGGGCCTCGACGTCGTGGCCATCGGCCTGGCCGCCACCGACCAGCTGTACTTCGCCTCCGGCTCGCTGAACATGCCGGGGGCGATGTTCACCGCGAGCCACAATCCCGCCCAGTACAACGGCATCAAGCTCTGCCGCTCCGGGGCGGCTCCGGTCGGCCAGGACTCCGGGCTCGCCGAGATCAGGGACACCGTGGAGCAGGGCGTGCCGAGCTTCGTGGGGCAGCCGGGCACGGTGACCCAGCGGGACACCCTCGGTGACTACGCGGTCTACCTGCGTGAGCTGGTCGACCTGTCCGGCAACCGGCCACTGAAGGTCGTGGTGGACGCGGGCAACGGCATGGGCGGCCACACCGTGCCACCGGTGTTTCGGATGGACACGGCGGCCTCCGTGGCGGGTGACGGTGGGCGACGGGAGGTCATGCCCGTCGAGATCCTGCCGCTGTACTTCGAGCTGGACGGCTCCTTCCCCAACCACGAGGCCAACCCGCTGGACCCGGCCAACCTGGTCGACCTGCAGGCCAAGGTGCGCGAGGTCGGTGCGGACGCCGGGCTGGCCTTCGACGGCGACGCCGACCGCTGCTTCGTGGTGGACGAGCGGGGCGAGCCGGTCTCGCCGAGCGCGATCACCGCGCTGGTGGCCGCGCGCGAGCTGGCCAAGGAACCCGGCGGCACCATCATCCACAACCTGATCACCTCCAAGGCCGTCCCGGAGATCGTCGCCGAGCACGGCGGCAAGCCGGTGCGCACCAGGGTCGGGCACTCCTTCATCAAGGAGAAGATGGCCGAGACCGGCGCGATCTTCGGCGGGGAGCACTCCGCGCACTACTACTTCCGCGACTTCTGGCGGGCCGACACCGGTATGCTGGCCGCGCTGCACGTGCTGGCCGCGCTCGGCGAGCAGGACGGCCCGCTGTCCGAGCTGACCGCCGCGTACCGGCGCTACGCGGCCTCCGGTGAGATCAACTCGACCGTGCGCGACCAGGTGGCGAGCCAGCTCGCGGTGAAGGACGCGTTCTCCGGGCGCAGCGGTGCCACGCTGGACGAGCTGGACGGGCTCACCGTGGAGCTGGCCGACGGTCGCTGGTTCAACCTCCGCGCCTCCAACACCGAACCGCTGCTGCGCCTGAACGCGGAAGCACCGGATGCCGCGGCGGTGGACGCGCTCGTCGACGAGGTGCTGGCGATTGTCCGGGCATGA
- a CDS encoding dTMP kinase: MGRLIVIEGLDGAGKRTLADELVTALRAEGASVRTLAFPRYGKSVHADLIHEALHREHGDLAESVYGMGLLYALDRRDAAEDIRADLRAYDVVLLDRYVASNAAYQAARLYQGADGGVVEWVRELEIVRFGLPVPAAQLLLRVPASLAGARAQQRAETETDRAKDLFESDDDLQTRCAKVYDQLAARSWLSHWYTIDGAASVDTRKLATDLLLVHET; this comes from the coding sequence GTGGGGCGACTGATCGTGATCGAGGGGCTGGACGGCGCGGGCAAACGCACGCTGGCGGACGAGCTGGTGACGGCGCTGCGGGCGGAGGGTGCGAGCGTGCGGACACTGGCGTTCCCCCGCTACGGCAAGAGCGTGCACGCCGACCTGATTCATGAGGCGCTGCACCGGGAACACGGCGATCTCGCCGAGTCGGTGTATGGGATGGGACTGCTCTACGCGCTCGACCGCAGGGACGCGGCCGAGGACATCCGGGCCGACCTGCGGGCCTACGACGTGGTGCTGCTCGATCGTTATGTCGCCTCCAACGCCGCGTACCAGGCCGCCCGCCTGTACCAGGGGGCCGACGGCGGCGTCGTGGAATGGGTGCGGGAGCTGGAGATCGTGCGGTTCGGGTTGCCGGTGCCCGCCGCGCAACTGCTGCTGCGGGTTCCCGCGTCGCTGGCGGGGGCTCGTGCCCAGCAGCGCGCCGAGACCGAGACCGACCGGGCCAAGGACCTGTTCGAGTCCGACGACGATCTGCAGACCCGCTGCGCGAAGGTCTACGACCAGCTCGCCGCCCGCTCCTGGCTGTCCCACTGGTACACGATCGACGGTGCGGCCAGCGTGGACACCCGCAAGCTCGCCACCGATCTCCTCCTGGTCCACGAGACCTAG
- a CDS encoding cation diffusion facilitator family transporter — MAASGGTKAIVAALLANAGIAVAKFAGFLVTGSSSMLAESVHSVADTSNQGLLLLGQRTSRRRATKEHPFGYGRDRYFYSFIVALMLFTLGAAFALYEGIHKVQHPEELASPIVAVVILVVAIVLETFSFRTAIVESRAVKGDATWWGFIRQSRSPELPVVLLEDAGALFGLVFALIGVGLSVLTGDPVWDGIGTITIGILLGVIAIILIIEMKSLLIGEGATDRELRSITDALVGDGVQRVIHIRTQYIGPEELLVAAKLGLSEGLEMAEVARAIDQAEGRVRERVPAARLMYLEPDLYRPEVVS; from the coding sequence GTGGCGGCAAGTGGCGGAACCAAGGCGATCGTGGCGGCGCTGCTCGCCAACGCCGGGATCGCGGTCGCGAAGTTCGCCGGTTTTCTGGTCACCGGGTCGTCCTCGATGCTCGCCGAGTCGGTGCACTCGGTCGCCGACACCTCCAACCAGGGCCTGCTGCTGCTCGGGCAGCGGACCTCGCGGCGTAGGGCGACCAAGGAACACCCGTTCGGCTACGGGCGGGACCGCTACTTCTACTCCTTCATCGTCGCGCTGATGCTGTTCACCCTCGGTGCGGCTTTCGCGCTGTACGAGGGCATCCACAAGGTCCAGCACCCCGAGGAACTCGCCTCGCCGATCGTCGCCGTGGTGATCCTGGTGGTCGCGATCGTGCTGGAGACCTTCAGCTTCCGCACGGCCATCGTCGAATCCAGGGCGGTCAAGGGCGACGCCACCTGGTGGGGCTTCATCCGGCAGTCCCGTTCCCCCGAACTGCCGGTGGTGCTGCTCGAGGACGCGGGCGCGCTGTTCGGGCTGGTGTTCGCGCTGATCGGCGTCGGTCTCTCGGTGCTCACCGGTGACCCGGTGTGGGACGGCATCGGCACCATCACGATCGGGATCCTGCTCGGTGTCATCGCGATCATCCTGATCATCGAGATGAAGAGCCTGCTGATCGGCGAGGGCGCCACCGACCGGGAGCTGCGGAGCATCACCGACGCGCTGGTCGGGGACGGGGTGCAGCGCGTGATCCACATCCGCACCCAGTACATCGGCCCGGAGGAGCTGCTGGTGGCCGCCAAGCTCGGGCTGTCGGAAGGGCTGGAGATGGCCGAGGTCGCGCGCGCCATCGACCAGGCCGAGGGCCGCGTCCGGGAGCGGGTCCCCGCCGCGCGGCTGATGTACCTGGAGCCGGACCTGTACCGGCCCGAGGTTGTTTCCTGA
- the ahcY gene encoding adenosylhomocysteinase — translation MTPESIQQADLHRTRNGLDFAVADLGAAEFGRKEIRLAEHEMPGLMALRREHAEAYPLRGARISGSLHMTVQTAVLIETLVALGAEVRWASCNIFSTQDHAAAAVVVGPHGTPEEPRGVPVFAWKGETLSEYWWCTERMLTWQGEGPTGSDDRTPRSGPNMILDDGGDATMLVHKGAEFERAGVVPTPETDDPEEYKVFLELLRNSLEADRSRWTRIGEGVKGVTEETTTGVLRLYQLAAQGELLFPAINVNDSVTKSKFDNRYGIRHSLIDGINRGTDVLMGGKVAVVCGYGDVGKGAADSLAGQGARVIVTEIDPICALQAQMDGYQVKTLESALPEADIVITTTGNKDVVMVEQMARMKHQTIVGNIGHFDNELDMAGLARYPGIRRENIKPQVDEWIFPDGHSILVLSEGRLLNLGNATGHPSFVMSNSFSNQVIAQVELFTKNAEYDREVYRLPKKLDEHVARIHVQALGGELTKLTKEQAEYIDVDVVGPYKPDHYRY, via the coding sequence ATGACCCCCGAAAGCATTCAGCAGGCTGACCTTCACCGGACCCGGAACGGGCTCGACTTCGCCGTGGCGGATCTCGGGGCGGCAGAGTTCGGCCGGAAGGAGATCCGGCTCGCCGAGCACGAGATGCCGGGGTTGATGGCGCTCCGGCGGGAGCATGCGGAGGCCTACCCGCTACGCGGCGCACGAATCTCCGGATCGTTGCACATGACGGTGCAGACCGCGGTGCTGATCGAGACGTTGGTGGCGTTGGGAGCCGAGGTTCGGTGGGCGTCGTGCAACATCTTCTCCACCCAGGATCACGCCGCCGCCGCGGTCGTCGTCGGCCCGCACGGGACGCCGGAGGAACCGCGGGGGGTGCCGGTGTTCGCGTGGAAGGGCGAGACCCTTTCCGAGTACTGGTGGTGCACCGAGCGGATGCTGACCTGGCAGGGCGAGGGTCCGACCGGGTCTGATGATCGGACCCCGCGATCAGGCCCGAATATGATCCTCGACGACGGCGGGGACGCCACCATGCTGGTGCACAAGGGCGCGGAGTTCGAGCGGGCCGGGGTGGTGCCCACCCCGGAGACCGACGACCCGGAGGAGTACAAGGTCTTCCTCGAGCTCCTGCGCAACTCCCTCGAGGCCGACAGGTCCAGATGGACCCGCATCGGGGAGGGCGTCAAGGGCGTCACCGAGGAGACCACCACCGGGGTGTTGCGGCTCTACCAGCTCGCCGCCCAGGGCGAGCTCCTTTTCCCCGCCATCAACGTGAACGACTCGGTGACGAAGTCGAAGTTCGACAATCGCTACGGGATCCGCCACTCGCTGATCGACGGCATCAACCGCGGCACGGACGTGCTGATGGGTGGAAAGGTCGCCGTGGTGTGCGGTTACGGCGACGTCGGCAAGGGCGCGGCGGACTCGCTCGCCGGCCAGGGTGCTCGAGTGATCGTCACCGAGATCGACCCGATCTGCGCGTTGCAGGCCCAGATGGACGGCTATCAGGTCAAGACGCTGGAGTCGGCGTTGCCGGAGGCCGACATCGTGATCACCACCACCGGGAACAAGGACGTGGTGATGGTCGAGCAGATGGCGCGGATGAAGCACCAGACGATCGTGGGCAACATCGGCCATTTCGACAACGAGCTGGACATGGCCGGCCTTGCCCGCTATCCGGGGATTCGTCGGGAGAACATCAAGCCACAGGTGGATGAGTGGATCTTCCCCGACGGGCACAGCATCCTGGTCCTTTCCGAGGGGCGGTTGCTGAACCTGGGCAATGCCACCGGGCATCCGTCGTTCGTGATGTCGAACAGCTTCTCCAACCAGGTGATCGCGCAGGTCGAGCTGTTCACCAAGAACGCGGAATACGACAGGGAGGTGTACCGGCTGCCGAAGAAGCTGGACGAGCATGTCGCCCGGATCCACGTGCAGGCACTGGGCGGCGAGCTGACCAAGCTGACCAAGGAACAGGCCGAGTACATCGACGTGGACGTCGTGGGGCCCTACAAGCCGGACCACTACCGCTACTAG
- a CDS encoding APC family permease, with translation MPRTGLWRTKPVEQSISDTDEPDTKLRRNLSAWDLTVFGVAVMIGAGIFTLTAHTAGDVAGPSVSVAFILAGTACALAALCYAEFASAVPVAGSAYTFSYATFGEFLAWIIGWDLILEFAVAAAAVGKGWSVYLQTVLRYVFGEDVTTTVEIGGVSADWGAMLLIIVLATILTLGTKLSSRFSLVITAIKVLIILFVIVLGITYISPDNYTPFVPPAAEGAAAGGGIEQSLLSALFGSEGSTYGAFGLLAGASLVFFAFIGFDIVATTAEETRNPQRNVPRGILGSLAIVTVLYVATSLVVAGMVPYQELSSEAAPEGRKTLATAFAVHDVDWAANIISVGALAGLTTVVMVLMLGLQRVMFAMSRDALLPRPLAKTGKHGTPVRMNILVGVVVALGATFFDVGRLEEMVNVGTLFAFILVSAGVMVLRKKRPDLPRGFRVPLMPLIPILAIVACGWLMLNLTVLTWLRFLGWMALGVIIYFAYSRRHSLLGRRENGATESPLPVDGADPTKTPDNS, from the coding sequence TTGCCCAGAACGGGTTTGTGGCGGACCAAACCGGTCGAACAGTCGATTTCCGACACCGATGAGCCGGATACCAAGCTACGCAGGAACCTGAGCGCGTGGGATCTGACCGTATTCGGTGTCGCGGTGATGATCGGCGCCGGCATCTTCACCCTGACGGCACATACCGCCGGTGACGTGGCCGGTCCCTCGGTGTCCGTGGCGTTCATTCTGGCCGGTACGGCCTGCGCACTGGCCGCGCTGTGCTACGCGGAGTTCGCCTCGGCCGTCCCGGTCGCGGGCAGCGCGTACACCTTCTCCTACGCGACCTTCGGCGAGTTCCTCGCCTGGATCATCGGGTGGGACCTGATCCTGGAGTTCGCGGTGGCCGCGGCCGCCGTCGGCAAGGGTTGGTCGGTGTACCTGCAGACCGTGCTGCGCTACGTCTTCGGCGAGGACGTCACCACCACCGTGGAGATCGGTGGGGTCAGCGCCGACTGGGGTGCGATGCTGCTGATCATCGTGCTCGCGACGATCCTGACCCTGGGTACCAAGCTGTCCTCCCGGTTCAGCCTGGTGATCACCGCGATCAAGGTGCTGATCATCCTGTTCGTGATCGTGCTCGGGATCACCTACATCAGCCCGGACAACTACACGCCGTTCGTCCCGCCCGCCGCGGAGGGCGCGGCGGCAGGCGGCGGTATCGAGCAGTCCCTGCTCTCCGCCCTGTTCGGCAGCGAGGGCAGCACCTACGGCGCCTTCGGCCTGCTGGCCGGTGCCTCGCTGGTGTTCTTCGCCTTCATCGGGTTCGACATCGTCGCCACCACCGCGGAGGAGACCAGGAACCCGCAGCGCAACGTGCCCCGCGGCATCCTCGGCTCGCTGGCCATCGTGACCGTGCTCTACGTGGCGACCTCGCTGGTCGTGGCCGGAATGGTGCCGTACCAGGAGCTGTCCTCCGAGGCCGCGCCCGAGGGCCGCAAGACCCTCGCCACCGCGTTCGCCGTGCACGATGTGGACTGGGCGGCGAACATCATCTCGGTGGGTGCGCTGGCCGGTCTGACCACCGTGGTCATGGTGCTCATGCTCGGGTTGCAGCGGGTGATGTTCGCGATGTCCCGGGACGCGCTGCTGCCCCGGCCACTGGCCAAGACCGGCAAGCATGGCACGCCGGTGCGAATGAACATCCTGGTCGGCGTGGTGGTCGCCCTCGGAGCCACCTTCTTCGATGTCGGCAGGCTGGAGGAGATGGTGAACGTGGGCACGCTGTTCGCGTTCATCCTGGTGTCCGCCGGCGTGATGGTGCTGCGCAAGAAGCGACCGGACCTGCCACGCGGTTTCCGGGTGCCCCTGATGCCGCTGATCCCGATCCTGGCGATCGTCGCCTGCGGCTGGCTGATGCTCAATCTCACCGTGCTCACCTGGCTGCGGTTCCTCGGCTGGATGGCGCTCGGCGTGATCATCTACTTCGCGTACAGCAGGCGGCACTCGCTGCTCGGCCGGCGGGAGAACGGGGCCACCGAGTCCCCGCTTCCCGTCGACGGCGCCGACCCCACCAAAACCCCCGACAACTCCTGA
- a CDS encoding DUF3499 domain-containing protein — protein sequence MPSVRKCSRTGCLQPAVATLTYAYSDSTAVVGPLATASEPHSYDLCEAHALRLTAPKGWEVVRHEGDFAEPEPSGDELTALAEAVREAGRSDRQPPPPEQETPSGRRGHLRVLPDPIKP from the coding sequence GTGCCGAGCGTGCGGAAGTGTTCGCGGACGGGCTGCCTGCAGCCCGCGGTAGCCACGCTGACCTACGCCTACAGCGACTCCACGGCGGTGGTCGGTCCGCTGGCCACGGCGTCCGAGCCGCATTCCTACGACCTGTGCGAGGCGCACGCGCTCAGGTTGACCGCTCCGAAGGGCTGGGAGGTGGTCCGGCACGAGGGCGATTTCGCCGAGCCGGAACCCTCGGGGGACGAGCTGACCGCGCTCGCCGAGGCGGTGAGGGAAGCGGGCCGTTCGGATCGGCAGCCTCCGCCTCCGGAGCAGGAGACCCCCTCCGGTAGGCGGGGTCACCTGCGGGTACTGCCGGATCCCATCAAACCGTAA
- a CDS encoding IclR family transcriptional regulator translates to MRNSAAARSGVSPVQSVDRAISVLELLARNGEAGSTEIAAELGVHKSTASRLLSVLEARGLVEQLGHRGKYAIGFGVVRLAGAAIGRMDLARFGGHTCETLAEELGETVNIAIADEGIAINISQARGSAAVTTQNWMGRRTPLHATSSGKVLLAYMGEDERRQVLEHGLERYTPRTTVSLAELAGELERILADGYAACFEELELGLHALAVPIHGPEGAVVASMSASGPAYRLSRQRIGQLVRPLTGAAAELSAQLGYFAP, encoded by the coding sequence GTGCGGAACTCAGCGGCCGCCAGGAGCGGAGTCAGCCCGGTGCAGTCGGTGGACCGGGCGATCAGCGTGCTGGAGCTGCTCGCCCGCAACGGGGAGGCCGGCAGCACCGAGATCGCCGCTGAGCTGGGCGTGCACAAGTCCACCGCCTCCAGGCTGCTGAGCGTGCTCGAGGCACGCGGCCTGGTCGAGCAACTCGGTCACCGCGGGAAGTACGCGATCGGGTTCGGCGTCGTGCGCCTCGCCGGTGCCGCCATCGGCCGGATGGATCTCGCCCGGTTCGGCGGGCACACCTGCGAGACACTGGCCGAGGAACTCGGCGAGACGGTGAACATCGCGATCGCCGACGAGGGCATCGCGATCAACATCAGCCAGGCGCGCGGGTCCGCCGCGGTCACCACGCAGAACTGGATGGGGCGGCGCACCCCGCTGCATGCCACCTCGAGTGGCAAGGTTCTGCTGGCGTACATGGGCGAGGATGAGCGGCGGCAGGTACTGGAGCACGGGCTCGAGCGGTACACGCCCCGCACCACGGTGTCCCTGGCGGAACTGGCGGGAGAGCTGGAGCGCATCCTGGCGGACGGGTACGCGGCCTGCTTCGAGGAACTGGAACTCGGCCTGCACGCGCTGGCGGTGCCCATCCACGGCCCGGAAGGCGCGGTGGTCGCCTCGATGAGCGCGTCCGGCCCGGCCTACCGGCTGTCCCGGCAGCGCATCGGGCAACTGGTCCGGCCGTTGACCGGCGCGGCGGCCGAGCTGTCCGCCCAGCTCGGCTACTTCGCGCCCTAG
- the manA gene encoding mannose-6-phosphate isomerase, class I, which yields MEQLLGAVRPYAWGSRITIPELLGRPVPAPHPEAELWMGAHPGDPSRVVGADGVERSLLELVEADPVGQLGSRCAERWGDRLPFLLKILAAEEPLSMQAHPSAGQAAEGHAREEAAGIPRDAPNRNYPDPTAKPELVCALTEFHALAGFRDPRRTVSLLRAIETPGLAKYADLLAAQPDPDGLRTLFTTWITMPQPALDELLPEVLDACVLHVKDHGEFEPECRTILELGETHPADAGVLAALLLNRLTLRAGEAIYLPAGNLHLYLHGTAVEILANSDNILRCGLTPKHVDVPELLRVVDFACGDMPVLRGRPTGRMAVYRTDAPEFELARVEWAAGADEAVELDCAGPQILLCTSGELRLRAADGKEASLRRGESMWLAAADPAVHARPAGGQPAHLFRATPGVCT from the coding sequence GTGGAACAGCTGCTGGGCGCCGTGCGGCCGTACGCCTGGGGGTCCCGGATCACGATCCCGGAACTGCTGGGCAGGCCGGTGCCCGCCCCACATCCCGAGGCGGAGCTGTGGATGGGTGCGCATCCCGGCGACCCGTCCAGGGTGGTCGGCGCCGACGGGGTGGAGCGCAGCCTGCTGGAGCTCGTGGAAGCCGACCCGGTCGGGCAGCTCGGCAGCCGGTGCGCCGAGCGCTGGGGTGACCGCCTGCCGTTCCTGCTGAAGATCCTCGCCGCCGAGGAGCCGCTTTCCATGCAGGCGCACCCCTCGGCCGGCCAGGCCGCCGAGGGGCACGCCCGCGAGGAGGCCGCGGGCATCCCGCGGGACGCGCCGAACCGGAACTACCCCGACCCGACCGCGAAGCCGGAACTGGTGTGCGCACTCACCGAGTTCCACGCGCTCGCCGGGTTCCGCGACCCCCGGCGCACGGTGTCGCTGCTGCGCGCCATCGAGACACCCGGCCTGGCCAAGTACGCCGACCTGCTTGCCGCCCAGCCGGATCCGGACGGGTTACGCACCCTGTTCACCACCTGGATCACCATGCCGCAGCCCGCGCTGGACGAGCTGCTGCCCGAGGTGCTGGACGCCTGCGTGCTGCACGTCAAGGACCACGGTGAGTTCGAACCCGAGTGCCGCACCATCCTCGAGCTCGGCGAGACCCACCCCGCCGACGCGGGGGTGCTGGCCGCGTTGCTGCTCAACCGGCTCACCCTGCGCGCGGGCGAGGCGATCTACCTTCCCGCCGGCAACCTGCACCTGTACCTGCACGGCACGGCCGTGGAGATCCTCGCCAACTCGGACAACATCCTGCGTTGCGGCCTCACCCCGAAGCACGTCGACGTGCCGGAGCTGCTGCGGGTGGTGGACTTCGCCTGCGGGGACATGCCGGTACTGCGCGGGCGGCCGACCGGCCGGATGGCCGTGTACCGCACCGACGCGCCGGAGTTCGAGCTGGCGCGTGTCGAATGGGCCGCGGGCGCGGACGAGGCCGTCGAGCTGGACTGCGCCGGGCCGCAGATCCTGCTGTGCACCTCCGGTGAGCTGCGGCTGCGCGCCGCCGACGGCAAGGAGGCCAGCCTGCGCCGCGGCGAGTCGATGTGGCTGGCCGCGGCCGACCCCGCCGTGCACGCGCGGCCGGCGGGGGGTCAGCCGGCGCACCTGTTCCGCGCCACGCCCGGGGTGTGTACCTGA
- the mtrA gene encoding MtrAB system response regulator MtrA, with product MKARVLVVDDDPALAEMLTIVLRGEGFDTAVVADGSRALPALRELKPDLVLLDLMLPGMNGIDVCKAIRAESGVPIVMLTAKSDTVDIVLGLESGADDYVVKPFKPKELVARVRARMRRTESEPAESLTIGDLAIDVPGHEVTREGKPIPLTPLEFDLLVALARKPRQVFTREVLLEQVWGYRHAADTRLVNVHVQRLRSKVEKDPEHPEVVLTVRGVGYKAGPP from the coding sequence ATGAAGGCACGTGTGCTGGTCGTCGACGACGACCCTGCTCTGGCGGAGATGCTCACCATCGTGCTGCGTGGGGAGGGGTTCGATACGGCGGTCGTCGCGGACGGGTCCCGTGCACTACCCGCGCTCCGGGAGCTGAAACCCGACCTCGTGCTGCTCGACCTGATGTTGCCGGGGATGAACGGGATCGACGTCTGCAAGGCCATCCGGGCCGAGTCCGGTGTCCCGATCGTGATGCTCACCGCCAAGAGCGACACCGTGGACATCGTGCTGGGCCTGGAGTCGGGCGCGGACGACTACGTGGTCAAGCCGTTCAAGCCGAAGGAGCTCGTCGCCCGCGTGCGGGCGCGGATGCGGCGTACCGAGTCCGAGCCGGCCGAGTCGCTGACCATCGGGGACCTCGCGATCGACGTTCCCGGCCACGAGGTGACCAGGGAGGGCAAGCCGATCCCGCTGACCCCGCTGGAGTTCGACCTGCTGGTGGCGCTGGCCCGCAAGCCGCGGCAGGTGTTCACCCGCGAGGTCCTGCTCGAGCAGGTGTGGGGCTACCGGCACGCCGCGGACACCCGGCTGGTGAACGTCCACGTGCAGCGCCTGCGGTCCAAGGTCGAGAAGGACCCGGAGCATCCCGAGGTGGTTCTGACGGTGCGCGGCGTGGGCTACAAGGCCGGGCCGCCATAA
- a CDS encoding Trm112 family protein: protein MAVTLDEQLLEILACPSPDHAPLRVGSPDDPQADALTCTYCGRVFPVRDGIPVLLLDEAMSAEDPEGERDDADVDGA from the coding sequence ATGGCCGTGACGCTTGACGAGCAGTTGCTGGAGATCCTCGCGTGCCCATCGCCGGATCACGCGCCGCTGCGGGTCGGCTCGCCGGACGACCCGCAGGCCGACGCCCTCACCTGCACCTATTGTGGCCGGGTTTTCCCCGTCCGGGACGGTATTCCGGTGCTCTTGCTCGACGAGGCGATGTCCGCGGAGGATCCCGAAGGGGAGCGGGACGATGCCGATGTCGACGGTGCTTGA